Sequence from the Deinococcus radiopugnans ATCC 19172 genome:
TGGCCTCCACAGATCGGTCTGACAGGACCAATTCCAGAAGCCGAAAATCCAAAAAAGGCTGCCGGTCACGCAATTTCTACTGTCTCTGCGTCAAGGTCAGGCGCGCGAGATCGCAAACGCAAGCGCCTTACGCAAAGGGTGATGTCGATTCTCCGAAGGCCACCTCCTACAGAAGAAAGCCCACGACGCGTCTCCGCTCGTCGTGGGCCGCTACTTTTCCGCATGCTATTCAGCGGACCGTCATGCTGAGGTACTTGATGTTCAGATATTCCTGGAGGCCCCAGGGACCGCCCTCACGCCCATAGCCACTCTGCTTGACGCCGCCGAACGGCGCCTGCGCGGTGCTGGGCACCGGATCGTTTAGGCCGATGATGCCGTACTCCAGCCGTTCGCTTACCCGGAAGGCCCGGTTCAGGTCATTGGTCCATAGGTACGCGGCCAGACCGAACTCGGTGTCGTTGGCGGCCTGAATTGCTTCTTCCTCGGTGTCGAAGGCCAGCAGCGGGGCCACGGGGCCGAAGGTCTCCTCCCGCATCACCAGCATGTTAGGCGTGACGCCTGTCAAGACTGTGGGCTGGAAGTACAGCCCCTTACCCGCCTCTCCTCCAGTAACCGCCTGTGCCCCGTGGGCCAAGGCATCCTCGACATGTCGCTTGACCTTCTCCAGGCCCTGCTGATCCACCAGCGGCCCGATCTGGGTGCCGGGGTCCAGCGGATCGCCCACCTTCAGGGCCGCAACGGCTTTCGTCAGGCGGGCGGTGAAGTCCTCCAGCACGGCGCGCTGCACGTAGATACGGTTGGTGCACACGCAGGTCTGCCCCGCGTTGCGGAACTTGCAGGCCACCACATCCTGCACCGCCTGGTCCAGATCGGCGTCGGCAAAGATCAGGTACGGGGCGTGACCGCCCAGTTCCAGCGACACGCGCTTGAG
This genomic interval carries:
- a CDS encoding NAD-dependent succinate-semialdehyde dehydrogenase; its protein translation is MTSSESARPVQSTFDLRSPSSGEVIAHIPDHGVNEARAAADRAVAAFETWRRTTAYARASLLRTFFDLMLRDEQEIATLIAREMGKPVTEALGEVRYAASFIEWYAEEAKRVFGDIVPSQVPGKRLLVTQEPVGPVYAVTPWNFPAAMATRKIAPALAAGCTVILKPAEQSPLTALKMRDLWTEAGGPPDTFQVITASDPVAITKVMMDDARIRKVTFTGSTEVGRLLAAQAAPTLKRVSLELGGHAPYLIFADADLDQAVQDVVACKFRNAGQTCVCTNRIYVQRAVLEDFTARLTKAVAALKVGDPLDPGTQIGPLVDQQGLEKVKRHVEDALAHGAQAVTGGEAGKGLYFQPTVLTGVTPNMLVMREETFGPVAPLLAFDTEEEAIQAANDTEFGLAAYLWTNDLNRAFRVSERLEYGIIGLNDPVPSTAQAPFGGVKQSGYGREGGPWGLQEYLNIKYLSMTVR